The Alnus glutinosa chromosome 3, dhAlnGlut1.1, whole genome shotgun sequence nucleotide sequence ACGGAGACTGCAAGAACATATGTCCATTGCATGTCATTTGCCGGGCACCTCTCATGTCGAATAACGGAGTACTACATGGGATTCTAATATTATGATCGATGGAAAATTAAGATACATGGCATGCACAGCTTTCACAAGTACCCTGTAACTCCGCTGCCCCTCTGCATGTGGCAAAAATCCAAAAGAGAACCAAAGTTCATTGTAACTTGTAATCTTATGCATCTATTTACAAGGATGTCAAGGAAAATCATAATCATATTTTCTGCATTACACAGCAttcaattaaaaacaaaacaaaatatattgtcAAATCAACCATGAAGGAACACGAAATCATTTAAAATCAGTGCTAATTGAAGGCTGTTACCACCTCCAAGATGATCAAAAGATGAAATGGAATAGGAAACGAGGGCAAAAAGATAATTTTTCCAAGCAGCAGAGAAATAAAAACTCCTATTTAGAGCCAATCTCAGAATACTAAGGAGGTTTTTCAATTCCAAAGttctaaatgatttttattCATGTAGTTTTTCTAATTCAACAGTATCAAATAGTGTCAATAATCAACCCAGAACTCATTCAGCTCGCAAACTCTCGCACATCTTCCGGTGCAGATTAGAAGCATTATAGAGAAATTGCCAATTCAGGCACCATATTGTTCTGAAAAGCTAGACCGGCATGTTAGCTCAGGAAGTGAATGTAAAAAGTCCAtaaatgtagaaaaataataaataataaaagaaattcaaGATCAACCCAGTAATCCAGGGATCTAATTCTACAGAAACTAGCACATTTTCAAGACAGTACCAAAAATTCTTCGCAGTTCTTTCATGAAATCATCATATTTAGGTTAGCTCCAAGAGAATGGAACCCTTTACTACAAAGAATCAATCTTTGATCACAGTTAAACTAAATCTAGCTGTAACAAAATTGTATCTTTAGCCTCAATAAAGCAAATTCCCTCTTTGCCATAATATTATTCAATCTCGCAAAAAATCAAACCCTTTTATGTTCCTAACATCTAACCCTCTGTTTGTTTCTCACGAAAGTCGTTTTCCTGTCCCTCATTCTTCCAAGTACCAAAATTTTGCGATAACCAACAAGAAGTTCGGATTTTTCGTTTTATAGAGGAATAAAAAAGCCAGACCCAAGTTGCAAAAAATCTCCGGTTCACCCGAGTCGCCGGCCGGTGGGCGGTCTAGGTTGGATAGGTAACCGGGAGTCTCGGTTTATCCTCGCTTCGGACCGGTCCAAATATTTGACCGCAGTTTTTAACCGAATCAGCCGGTCAGACCGAACTAACTTTAAAGTAAACTCAACCGGGTGAGGTTGCCCTAACCGGTTCGTCCGGTTATCATCAGCGGTTTATATACCCACATCGACGATTAACTCggttctctctccctctcttcaaAGCCTGCCAAAGAGCCCAAAAAAGTAAGCTCCCTCTCTTTCTCGCTCTCTTGgcctttgttgttgttgtttttgtttttattgttgttgttgctgtgtctgtgtgcgtgcgtgtgtgtctggtttttatgttttgttttacgAATTAAGTTCAATATATTgcattttatcttctttttttttggtaggaagCTTTTGGGTGTATCATgcattttctttgctttttggGTAGTAACTTTCAGCAATTTTCCACAGTAGGTAATAAGGTTGCTTAAATGATTTCGGGTTTGGAGCCAGTTCCTGTAACATCCCAAAAATACGACCCAGCATGGAGGCATTGTCAAATGTTTATGATTGGGGAAAGAAAGCATCTCAAATGTATATATTGTTTCAAAATGTTTAAGGGTGGTGGGATTCATAGGATTAAGGAACATCTCGCAGGTCATAAGGGTAATGCCTCCGCTTGTCTTAGTGTTCCAGAGGATGTTCGGGTCTTCATGCAACAGAGTATAGCTGGGGTTGTGGTGAGGAAGAGGAGGAAGCAAAAAATTGAGGAAACCATTGCGAGTGTGGACCCGATTTCTATTGAGATGGGTGCTCTTGATGATCAATGTGATGCAAGTACGGGTCTCCAGTTGGTTGGAGTTTCGGATACACTTGAACCGAATCCGAATTTGTTAGTGAATGGGGAAGGGACTAGTAATAGGAGTGGggagaggaggaagaggaggagaggTAAGAAAGCTTTGGAAAATGCTGCAAATGAGGATGCTGGAGCTGATACTAGTAGTATTGCATTGTGTTCAAAAAGGGTGAACAATCGTGTTCAGATGGCAATAGGACGATTTTTGTATGATATAGGGGCACCTCTAGATGCTGTGAACTCAGTCTTTTTTCAACCAATGATTGATGCGATTGCTTCTGGAGGCTCTGGGGTTCTGCCACCCTCATATCATGATCTCCGGGGCTGGATTTTGAAGAAGTCAGTTGAGGAACTGAAGAATGAAACTGCCAAGTATGATGCAGCGTTGGCGAGCACGGGCTGTTCTGTTTTAGTTGAACAATGGTGCACAGAAACGGGTAGAACTTTGCTATGTTTTTTGACGCATTGTCCTCAAGGAACCTTTTTTTTGAAATCTGTGGATGCATCTGACATTTTAAATTCATCAGATGCTTTGCATGAATTGTTTAAGCAAGTGGTGGAAGAAGTTGGTGTGAGAAATGTGCTGCAAGTAATTACTAATGGGGAAGAGCAATATAGTATTGCAGGCAGGAGGTTGACTGATACTTTCCCTACTCTGTACTGGACGTCTTGTGCAGCTCGTTGCATAGATTTTATACTTGAGGATATCGGAAATCTTGAGTGGATAAATGCGGTGATTGAACAGGCTAGATCTATCACGAAATTTATCTACAATCATAGTGTGATTTTGAATATGGTGAGAAGGTATACTTTTGGCAATGATATTGTAGAACGGGGGTTCACTAGGTCTGCTACAAACTTTACAACATTGAAACGAATGGTCGATCTGAAACACAATTTGCAGGCCATGGTTACTTCACAGGAGTGGCTGGACTGCCCATATTCAAAGAAAACTGAGGGACTGGGTATGTTAGATCTTGTAACTAGTCAGTCATTTTGGTCCTCCTGCATTCTGGTAGTCCACTTAACAAATCCTCTCTTGAGAGTTTTGAGAAGAGCTGGTAGCGAGAAGAGGCCTGCCATGGGGTACGTTTATGCAGGAATGTATTATGCAAAAGAAACAATCAAGAAAGAACTTCTTAATAGGGAGGATTATATGGTCTACTGGAAGATTATAGATCACAGGTGGGAACAACAGCAGCAACTTCCTCTTCATGCTGCTGGCTTCTACCTCAACCCAAAGTTCTTCTATAGTGTTAAAGGGGCCATTCCCAAAGAGATCATGTCAGGGATGTTTGATTGCATAGAGAGATTGGTTCCTGATGTGGAAGTTCAAGATAAAATCATCAAGGAGATGAACTCATACAAGAATGCTATTGGAGATTTTGGGAGGAAGATGGCAATTAGAGCTAGAGACACTCTGCTTCCTGGTGAGGTTCCATTCTACTAGATTGGATTCTTTTGTTTCCCCTTCAGATGCGTTGTCATGACTTTGTCTCAGCTAATATACTAGCATTCTTTAAAAATCCTAATAGTGTGAAAAGAAGCTTTCCATCAAGCTTTGAGAGTGCATAGAGCAAGCCTGCAGAGTTGGAATGAAAATCTTGCTTATACATATAGCATAGCATACATGACCATCTGGAAGCATTTGTAAGCAAACACTCCCTGTAGATCATTAAATCACTTTAACCATTG carries:
- the LOC133863716 gene encoding uncharacterized protein LOC133863716 isoform X1; protein product: MISGLEPVPVTSQKYDPAWRHCQMFMIGERKHLKCIYCFKMFKGGGIHRIKEHLAGHKGNASACLSVPEDVRVFMQQSIAGVVVRKRRKQKIEETIASVDPISIEMGALDDQCDASTGLQLVGVSDTLEPNPNLLVNGEGTSNRSGERRKRRRGKKALENAANEDAGADTSSIALCSKRVNNRVQMAIGRFLYDIGAPLDAVNSVFFQPMIDAIASGGSGVLPPSYHDLRGWILKKSVEELKNETAKYDAALASTGCSVLVEQWCTETGRTLLCFLTHCPQGTFFLKSVDASDILNSSDALHELFKQVVEEVGVRNVLQVITNGEEQYSIAGRRLTDTFPTLYWTSCAARCIDFILEDIGNLEWINAVIEQARSITKFIYNHSVILNMVRRYTFGNDIVERGFTRSATNFTTLKRMVDLKHNLQAMVTSQEWLDCPYSKKTEGLGMLDLVTSQSFWSSCILVVHLTNPLLRVLRRAGSEKRPAMGYVYAGMYYAKETIKKELLNREDYMVYWKIIDHRWEQQQQLPLHAAGFYLNPKFFYSVKGAIPKEIMSGMFDCIERLVPDVEVQDKIIKEMNSYKNAIGDFGRKMAIRARDTLLPAEWWSTYGGGCPNLARLAIRVLSQTCSLLGGRRNHIPFEQRHDTSNYLERQRLSDLVFVQYNLRLRQLVGKNKEQDSIDPISFDGINVVEDWIMGKDVCVDDYGSIDWMSVVPPSANTMLLGSSNDEAEDLDTGFDDHEIFNREKDSEENVEENMVCH
- the LOC133863716 gene encoding uncharacterized protein LOC133863716 isoform X2; the encoded protein is MISGLEPVPVTSQKYDPAWRHCQMFMIGERKHLKCIYCFKMFKGGGIHRIKEHLAGHKGNASACLSVPEDVRVFMQQSIAGVVVRKRRKQKIEETIASVDPISIEMGALDDQCDASTGLQLVGVSDTLEPNPNLLVNGEGTSNRSGERRKRRRGKKALENAANEDAGADTSSIALCSKRVNNRVQMAIGRFLYDIGAPLDAVNSVFFQPMIDAIASGGSGVLPPSYHDLRGWILKKSVEELKNETAKYDAALASTGCSVLVEQWCTETDALHELFKQVVEEVGVRNVLQVITNGEEQYSIAGRRLTDTFPTLYWTSCAARCIDFILEDIGNLEWINAVIEQARSITKFIYNHSVILNMVRRYTFGNDIVERGFTRSATNFTTLKRMVDLKHNLQAMVTSQEWLDCPYSKKTEGLGMLDLVTSQSFWSSCILVVHLTNPLLRVLRRAGSEKRPAMGYVYAGMYYAKETIKKELLNREDYMVYWKIIDHRWEQQQQLPLHAAGFYLNPKFFYSVKGAIPKEIMSGMFDCIERLVPDVEVQDKIIKEMNSYKNAIGDFGRKMAIRARDTLLPAEWWSTYGGGCPNLARLAIRVLSQTCSLLGGRRNHIPFEQRHDTSNYLERQRLSDLVFVQYNLRLRQLVGKNKEQDSIDPISFDGINVVEDWIMGKDVCVDDYGSIDWMSVVPPSANTMLLGSSNDEAEDLDTGFDDHEIFNREKDSEENVEENMVCH